One region of Aeromicrobium sp. Sec7.5 genomic DNA includes:
- the map gene encoding type I methionyl aminopeptidase codes for MPSQPVTTTLLTPGTIGPARAVPSSIDRPEYVGQTEPLPYRGPRVRSAETIAAMRVASRIAAQALDAVETAIAPGVTTDELDRVGHEFLLDHGAYPSTLGYRGYPKSLCSSVNEVICHGIPDDRPLADGDIVNIDITAYTGGVHGDTNKTYLVGDVDEESRLLVERTHEATMRAIKAVRPGRQINVIGRVIEAYAARFGYGVVRDFTGHGVGPAFHDGLIVPHYDDPSATTVIETGMTFTIEPMLTLGGIEWDQWDDDWTAVTRDGSRTAQFEHTLLVTDDGVEILTLP; via the coding sequence GTGCCCTCCCAGCCTGTCACGACCACCCTCCTGACCCCGGGGACCATCGGTCCCGCACGTGCCGTGCCGAGCAGCATCGACCGGCCGGAGTACGTCGGCCAGACCGAGCCGCTGCCCTACCGCGGTCCGCGCGTGCGCTCGGCCGAGACCATCGCGGCGATGCGCGTCGCGAGCCGCATCGCGGCGCAGGCGCTCGACGCGGTCGAGACGGCCATCGCCCCCGGCGTCACGACCGACGAGCTGGACCGGGTCGGGCACGAGTTCCTGCTCGACCACGGTGCCTACCCGTCGACCCTCGGCTACCGGGGCTACCCGAAGTCACTGTGCAGCAGCGTCAACGAGGTCATCTGCCACGGCATCCCCGACGACCGACCGCTGGCCGACGGCGACATCGTCAACATCGACATCACGGCCTACACCGGCGGCGTGCACGGCGACACCAACAAGACCTACCTCGTCGGCGACGTCGACGAGGAGTCGCGGCTGCTCGTCGAGCGCACCCACGAGGCCACGATGCGCGCGATCAAGGCCGTGCGCCCCGGACGTCAGATCAACGTCATCGGGCGGGTCATCGAGGCCTACGCGGCGCGCTTCGGCTACGGCGTGGTCCGCGACTTCACCGGCCACGGCGTCGGACCCGCCTTCCACGACGGCCTGATCGTGCCGCACTACGACGACCCGTCGGCCACGACCGTCATCGAGACCGGCATGACGTTCACGATCGAGCCGATGCTGACGCTCGGTGGCATCGAGTGGGACCAGTGGGACGACGACTGGACCGCCGTGACCCGCGACGGCTCGCGCACGGCCCAGTTCGAGCACACGCTGCTCGTCACCGACGACGGTGTGGAGATCCTGACCCTGCCCTGA
- the panB gene encoding 3-methyl-2-oxobutanoate hydroxymethyltransferase: protein MTEPTPAQVPADSTVEEAAPYGGGSAESRPGPGTPAAIKRVRTHHLQQWKAEGHRWGMLTAYDQYMAGAFDAAGIPVLLVGDSAANNVYGYESSLPVTVDELLPLVRAVTRSAHRALVVADLPFGSYQRSPEQAYDTAVRFMKEGRAHSVKLEGGAEMAPQIELLTRGGVPVMAHIGFTPQSEHALGGYRVQGRGATADRLMQDALAVQAAGAFGVVMEMVPGPIAAEITRELSIPTIGIGAGPDCDAQVLVWQDMLGLRTGRAPRFVKRYADLHSIVDAAAKEFAADVAGGTFPAPEHTFES from the coding sequence ATGACTGAACCGACCCCTGCCCAGGTCCCGGCCGACAGCACCGTCGAGGAGGCCGCCCCGTACGGCGGTGGCTCTGCCGAGTCCCGCCCAGGGCCCGGGACCCCTGCCGCGATCAAGCGGGTCCGCACGCACCACCTGCAGCAGTGGAAGGCCGAGGGCCATCGCTGGGGCATGCTCACCGCGTACGACCAGTACATGGCCGGTGCCTTCGACGCGGCCGGCATCCCGGTGCTGCTCGTCGGCGACTCGGCCGCCAACAACGTCTACGGCTACGAGTCGTCGCTCCCCGTCACGGTCGACGAGCTCCTGCCCCTCGTGCGGGCCGTGACTCGATCCGCGCACCGGGCGCTCGTCGTCGCCGATCTCCCGTTCGGGTCGTACCAGCGCTCGCCCGAGCAGGCGTACGACACCGCGGTGCGATTCATGAAGGAGGGGCGCGCCCACTCGGTCAAGCTCGAGGGCGGAGCCGAGATGGCGCCGCAGATCGAGCTGCTGACCCGCGGCGGCGTCCCGGTCATGGCCCACATCGGCTTCACGCCGCAGTCCGAGCACGCGCTCGGCGGGTACCGGGTGCAGGGTCGCGGCGCGACCGCCGACCGGCTGATGCAGGACGCGCTCGCGGTCCAGGCGGCGGGTGCCTTCGGTGTCGTGATGGAGATGGTGCCGGGCCCGATCGCCGCCGAGATCACGCGTGAGCTGAGCATTCCGACGATCGGCATCGGCGCCGGCCCCGACTGCGACGCCCAGGTGCTCGTGTGGCAGGACATGCTCGGTCTGCGCACCGGGCGGGCACCACGCTTCGTCAAGCGCTACGCCGACCTGCACTCGATCGTCGACGCGGCCGCGAAGGAGTTCGCCGCCGACGTGGCCGGTGGCACGTTCCCCGCACCGGAGCACACCTTCGAGTCCTAA
- a CDS encoding NAD+ synthase, producing the protein MPRLRLALAQMNPVVGAVDANTDAVVEQARAAHAAGAHVLVTPEMVLTGYPIEDLAYRATFIAASRAAVAGLATRLDAEGLGDLVVVVGHLDTAKEETLANVPDRLGIPANQPTNSASVVTGGEVVARYDKHHLPNYGVFDEFRHFVPGDETQVVQVKGVDVAIAICEDIWQDGPSAAADAAEAGLLVVLNGSPYEAAKDDTRLALCARRAREGQCALAYVNLVGGQDELVFDGDSLVVDADGELVARAGQFTEELLVVDLDLPAATAPMPEPGTRFHGLRVQRTIVAEEHAEPVDVPLRPETAERWDDLGERYQALVLGLRDYVRKNGFSSVLLGASGGIDSTLVAAIAVDALGPENVHGVSNPSVWSTEHSRSDAADLAERTGMHLETVPIAPMFDAYQEALHLDGLAEENLQARIRAVIWMGLSNQHGHLVLACGNKSELATGYSTIYGDAVGAYAPIKDVYKTLVWDLSRWRNAWAEQRGETPPIPENAISKPPSAELRPGQVDSDSLPPYDQLDAVLDLYVEQGLGSTDVVARGYDAALVERIVTLVDRAEYKRRQYPPGPKVSRRNFGRDRRLPITTRWRESL; encoded by the coding sequence GTGCCCCGCCTGCGCCTCGCCCTCGCCCAGATGAACCCCGTCGTCGGCGCCGTCGACGCCAACACCGACGCCGTCGTCGAGCAGGCGCGCGCGGCCCACGCGGCGGGCGCCCACGTCCTCGTGACGCCCGAGATGGTCCTCACCGGCTACCCCATCGAGGACCTGGCCTACCGGGCCACCTTCATCGCCGCGTCGCGCGCCGCCGTCGCCGGCCTGGCGACCCGGCTCGACGCGGAGGGGCTCGGTGACCTCGTGGTCGTCGTGGGCCACCTCGACACCGCCAAGGAGGAGACGCTCGCGAACGTGCCGGACCGTCTCGGCATCCCGGCCAACCAGCCCACCAACTCGGCCTCGGTCGTCACCGGCGGCGAGGTCGTGGCGCGCTACGACAAGCACCACCTGCCCAACTACGGGGTGTTCGACGAGTTCCGCCACTTCGTGCCCGGCGACGAGACCCAGGTGGTGCAGGTCAAGGGCGTCGACGTCGCGATCGCGATCTGCGAGGACATCTGGCAGGACGGCCCGTCGGCCGCGGCCGACGCCGCCGAGGCCGGCCTGCTGGTCGTGCTGAACGGCTCGCCCTACGAGGCGGCCAAGGACGACACCCGACTCGCGCTGTGCGCGCGTCGGGCCCGCGAGGGCCAGTGCGCGCTGGCCTACGTCAACCTGGTCGGCGGTCAGGACGAGCTCGTCTTCGACGGCGACTCCCTCGTCGTCGACGCCGACGGCGAGCTGGTCGCGCGCGCCGGGCAGTTCACCGAGGAGCTGCTCGTCGTCGACCTCGACCTCCCGGCGGCCACGGCCCCCATGCCGGAGCCCGGCACCCGATTCCACGGGCTCCGGGTGCAGCGCACGATCGTGGCCGAGGAGCACGCCGAGCCGGTCGACGTGCCGCTGCGCCCGGAGACGGCCGAGCGGTGGGACGACCTGGGCGAGCGCTACCAGGCGCTCGTGCTCGGGCTGCGTGACTACGTGCGCAAGAACGGCTTCTCGAGCGTCCTGCTCGGGGCCTCCGGCGGCATCGACTCGACCCTCGTCGCAGCGATCGCCGTCGACGCCCTCGGGCCTGAGAACGTGCACGGGGTCTCCAACCCCAGCGTCTGGTCGACCGAGCACAGCCGCAGCGACGCCGCCGATCTGGCCGAGCGCACCGGGATGCACCTCGAGACCGTGCCGATCGCCCCGATGTTCGACGCGTACCAGGAGGCCCTGCACCTCGACGGCCTCGCCGAGGAGAACCTGCAGGCGCGGATCCGCGCCGTCATCTGGATGGGCCTGTCGAACCAGCACGGCCACCTCGTGCTGGCGTGCGGCAACAAGTCCGAGCTCGCGACGGGCTACTCCACGATCTACGGCGACGCCGTCGGGGCCTATGCCCCCATCAAGGACGTCTACAAGACCCTGGTGTGGGACCTCTCGCGGTGGCGCAACGCCTGGGCCGAGCAGCGCGGCGAGACCCCGCCCATCCCCGAGAACGCGATCAGCAAGCCGCCCTCGGCCGAGCTGCGGCCGGGTCAGGTCGACAGCGACTCGCTGCCGCCGTACGACCAGCTCGACGCCGTGCTCGACCTGTACGTCGAGCAGGGACTCGGCTCGACCGACGTCGTGGCCCGTGGCTACGACGCCGCGCTCGTCGAGCGCATCGTGACCCTGGTCGACAGGGCCGAGTACAAGCGCCGTCAGTACCCGCCGGGCCCCAAGGTCAGCCGCCGCAACTTCGGTCGGGACCGGCGCCTGCCGATCACGACGCGGTGGCGCGAGTCGCTCTGA